A segment of the Agrobacterium tumefaciens genome:
CGATTGTGGCGTCGTGCTGCGCGAGCAAGGCTGAAATCTCAGAGATTTCCGGCAAGAGGGCTCTGGCTGGTGCTTCAAGATCGTTGCGGCTTTCAGCAACGAATGTCAGCCAGTCTGTCTGTGGCTTTGCAGGCAGGGCAGGGTTGCTCTTGTTTTCTAAGCGTCGGAAAATGTCCGGTGTCGAAACAGCCATCAACGGGTTGGCGAGCACCAGAAAAAGCTTCGGAAGATCGGTGATCACCTCGATTTCTTCGCCGATGCCGCGGGCAATCAGCGATTGGCTTTTAAGGCACATCGGGACATCTGCACCCAGCCGCAAAGCAATCTTTTCAAGCGATGCCGGATCGATTTTTGCATTCCAGTGTCGCAACAGACCGCGCAAGGTCGCAGCTGCATCTGCAGAACCTCCGCCGATACCGGAAGCCACGGGCAGATTCTTTTCAAGATGAATTTCGACGGGCCGTATGTCGGTGCCCGCAAGAGCCTCGCGCAGCAGGTCGCGTGCACGGGTAACGAGGTTGTTGTTGCCGTCGCCAGCGCGAAGCACCTCGCCAAACGAACCGGAAATCGAAAAACTGTCCTCATTCGCATCGCGGATGCGAATCACATCGCCTGCGTCGGTGAAGGTCACCAGCGTTTCCAGAAGATGATAACCATCGGCCCGTTGGCCGGTCACATGCAGGGCGAGATTGATCTTGGCCGGAGCGGTTTCGATTGTCTCGACCGCTCCGGAAACGTCATTCGCTTGCATGCCGCGTCAGGATTTCTTGTCCGGATTTGCAGCGGGCGAAGGTGGGGCTGGCGGCGGCGGCGTAGCTTCCTTCTTTGCCGTGTTTTCGGCGTCCTTCTCCAGCGGCGGCAGACCGTTGGCGATCTTTTCCTGGACCTTGGCCTTGTCCACGTCGTCACTGTCGCCGATCAGCGCGCGGTTCCACTGATATACGGCCTCGATCTTGCGGCCAACGCGCCAATAGGCGTCGCCAAGGTGGTCGTTGATGGTTGGGTCGCCGGCCTTGAGTTCGATCGCCCGCTCCAGCTCGGTGACCGCCTCATCAAAGGCTCCGAGGCGATAATGCGCCCAGCCAAGTGAATCGACGATATAGCCATCGTTCGGACGAAGCTCGACAGCGCGGCGGATCATGTCCATGCCTTCATCGAGATTGACGTTCCGGTCTACCCAGGAATAACCAAGGTAATTGAGAACTTGCGGCTGCTCGGGATTGAGCTCAAGCGCGCGTTTGAAATTCGGCTCTGCCTTGTCCCATTCCTTCAGGCGTTCGTAAGCGATGCCACGCTGGAAGAACACGGACCAGTCGGACTTCTGTGGCACGGACCCGATGATCTCGATGGCTTTGTCATAGTTTTCCGCCATGGCCTTGTAGTCCTTGGCATCGGAAAGCACGCTGCCATAGGCGAGATAGGAGCGGATATCTTTGGGGTCGGAATCGAGCAGCGACTTCAGGTGCTGGCGTGCTTCGTCAACCTTGCCGGTCTGGGCAAGCGTCAAGCCGAGCTGCAATTCGGAGATGCGATGCATCGGCGAATCCTTCGGTACCTCGCGGTAGAAGGCAATCGCCCGTTCCGGTTGCTTCTGTGCTTCGGAAAGGCCGCCGAGCAGGATCAGCGTATCGGCACTGTTGGGGTCGAGGCCACGCGACGTCTGCAGATAGAGCGTCACGATTTCTTCTGCACCCTCACGGTTGAGCGCGCCGGCAATCGAGAACATGACCGATGCGGCACCCTCGACGGCGTTGGTCACCTGCTGGGTCGGCTTTTCGCCTTTCTCGATCGATTCGCGCAGTGCTTTCAGCGGCGCGTAGTTCGGTGCGAATGTATCGCCAACAGCGATGGCGTCGAGTGCCTTCTGCTTGTTACCGGCTGTCGCCTCGAGACGAGCCAGGGCCATTACGGCACGCATATAGGTGTCGGATGCCGTGGCACCACCCTCGCGGTCGGTCACGGCTTCGTTCAGGCTCTTGCGCGCTGCGTCGATGTTCCCGGCAACCAGCGCAATCGCACCGGCATTGTATTTCTGGAAGATCGAAATCCAGCCTGGGCCCTTCATGTTGTTGACGAGCGCCAGTGCCTCCTTCGGCTTGCCGGAGCCGGCACGCGCCCATGCGCTTAACAGCGTGTTGACCATACGGTCCAGATCGTTCGGGCCGGTATATTTCAGGATCTTCTCGGCCTTCGCGAATTCCTTGTCCTTGATCGCATCAAGGGCCCGCACGATGGTCGTCACGCGCTCAACCGAGGCGTCCTCTTTCAGCGTGTCGGCGATTTTTGCGCCAGCCTCGAAGTTGCCGCTCAGCAGTTCGGCAATCATCAGCCGTTGGCGAATTTCGGAATTGGCGGGATCGTATTCCAGCGCCTTTTTGTAAAGCGAGATTGCCGTTGCATAGTCCTGATCGACGTCGGCTGTGCGCGCGGCAAGAAAGGCGCCAGAGAAGGTATTCACTTTGCCCGGATCGAAGGTAACGGTCTTTTCTTCCGGTTTCGTCTCCGCGAAGCCGGGTGTTGCACCTGCCCCAATGGTGAGAGCGGCGATAAGAGCCGCGCTGCAAAGAAGACGGAATGCTGGTTTGCGCCGCATGAGGGAACCTTTGCCTTTGTGCAGAAGCACGGAAAAATCAGTTTCCATTGTTTGGTCACGACAGAATGGCTTTTTTGGAGCAGGCCCGCAAGAAATTATGGCCGACTAGCTCTGTCGAAAGCGCCAGACGGGTGAAGGTGTCACCCGCCTTTCAAGGTCGCGGCTTAGATCAGTTCAAACGCTCGATGCAGAAGTCGATGACTTCCAGAAGCGCGTTTTTCCAAGGGCTTTGCGGCAACGGAGCAAGCGCGTCACGGGCAATCGTCCCATAGTGGTTGGCGCGGCTGATCGTGTCGCCGAGGCCATTATATTTGGTGATAAGGCCCAGAGCTTTTTCGAGGTTTTCGTCGCTGCTCTCGCCTTTTTCGATCGCCGCGCGCCAGAAAGCCCGCTCATCTTCGGTACCGCGACGATAGGACAGGATAACCGGCAGGGTGATCTTGCCTTCACGGAAATCGTCACCGGTGTTCTTGCCGAGGTCAGCGGACTTGCCGCCGTAGTCCAGCACGTCGTCGACAAGCTGGAACGCAAGTCCAAGGTTCATGCCGTAGGACTTCAGCGCGCTGCGGCTTGCCTTGTCCGTTTTGGCGACGATCGGACCCACTTCGGCCGCAGCGGCAAACAGAGCTGCCGTCTTGGCGCGAATCACCTGAAGATAATCGTCTTCGGTTGTTTCCATGTTCTTGGCGACAGAGAGCTGCAGAACCTCACCTTCGGCGATCACGGAAGCGGCAGTGGAGAGAACATCCAGCGCTTCCAGCGAGCCGACATCGACCATCATGCGAAACGCCTGGCCGAGCAGGAAGTCGCCGACGAGAACGCTTGCCTGGTTGCCCCAGATCGTGCGCGCGGTGGATTTGCCACGGCGCAGGTCACTTTCATCCACGACGTCATCGTGCAGAAGCGTTGCCGTGTGCATGAATTCGACGCTGGTTGCCAGCTTGATGTGATGATCGCCCTCGTAACCGAACATCGAGGCGGAAGCCAATGTCAGCATCGGGCGCAGGCGCTTTCCACCGGAGGAGATGAGATGGTTGGCGACTTCCGGAATCATCTGGACATCGGAGCCAGCTCTGGAAAGGATAAGCTGGTTCACCCGTTCCATGTCAGGGCGGGTCAGATCGACAAGCGGCTTGACGGATGCGAGTTTGTTTTTGCTTTCTTCAAGCGGTATGACGACGCCCAAGGGACCGGACTCCTGTTCGAATTTGTATTCGACAATAAAAACTGGCGCTTGTCGCGGCAAGGGGCGAATTGCCGCGAGCCATTCAAAAAGATGGGAATTCAGGAATTAAGCAGGGTTATCCATGAAAGAATTGATCCGTACCAACGATGCCGTGCTGTTGTCCTTCGCTGAAAGTCTGATGAAGGATGCAGGTATTCATTGCTTGATTGCCGACCAGACGATGAGTGTTCTTGAAGGATCATTGGGGTTGTTGCCCCGCCGGTTTCTGGTGGAAGAGGACCGCGCCGATGAGGCGCGTCAGATTTTCGTGGATGCCGGCCTTGGCGACGAGTTGCGGGAAGAGAAGGCGTGACAGGCGTGTCAGGCGAGAAATCCGAAACAATCGACGCTTTTCACCGTGGCCGCTTTCATGTTCTCCAGCCAAAGGGCAGGGGTCATCGGGCCGGCATGGACGCAATGCTTCTTGCCTCGCTGGTCGCCGATGGAAAGCCGTGTCGCGTTGCCGATCTTGGTGCAGGTGCGGGAGCTGCCGGCATGGCGGTTGCCGCGCGGCTGGAAAAGGCCGAAGTAACGCTGTTCGAGCGTTCACCTGAAATGGCCGAGTTTGCGCGCCGCAGCCTGGCCCTGGCGGAAAACGCGGCATTTTCCGCGCGCGTCTCCGTGCAGGAGGCGGATGTTACCTTGCGGGCCAAAGCCCGTGCGGAAGCTGGCCTGCTGAACGAGCATTTCGACCACGTCATCATGAACCCGCCTTACAACGATGCCGGCGACCGGAAGACGCCGGATGCGCTGAAGGCTGAAGCGCATGCCATGACGGAAGGACTGTTCGAAGACTGGATCAGGACGGCCGGTGCGATTACGGTGTCGGGTGGACAGCTTTCGCTTATTTCCCGGCCGCAGTCGGTGGCCGAGATCATTGCCGCCTGCGGACGCCGGTTCGGCGGCATGGAGATCACCCTCATTCATCCCCGCCCGGGAGAAGATGCCGTCCGCATGCTGGTCACAGCCATAAAGGGGTCTCGGGCGCGACTGTCCTTTCGGGCGCCACTTGTCATGCATCAGGAGGATAACCACGCCTTCACATCCGTCGTAGATGACCTGAATAACGGCCGTATCGCTTATGTCCGCAACGTCAACACAATGGGTCGCAACAGATAAATATCGCAAACCCATTGCGTTAGAACCATTGTGTTTTCCGGCGCGATACATACATCGGTTCGGAACAGAGTGGTTTGAGTGAGGATTTAATGGCCGGTTTTCTGAAGCGTCTGGTGCCGAAGCGGTTTCGCAAGCAGGAGACGGTTATTCCCGTGGTGCGCATGCATGGTGCGATCATGGCCGGTGGCAGCCAGTTCAGGCCTGCTCTCAACCTCGCATCCTACGCGCCGCTCCTGGACAAGGCGTTTTCCATCAAGGACGCGCCTGTTGTCGCCATCTCGCTCAACTCGCCGGGCGGTTCGCCGGTGCAGTCGCGTATGATCTACAATCGCATCCGCCAGCTTGCCGAGGAAAAGAACAAGAAGGTTCTGATCTTCGTCGAGGACGTCGCGGCCTCCGGCGGCTACATGATTGCGCTGGCTGGTGATGAGATCATCGCCGATCCGACATCCATTGTTGGCTCCATTGGCGTGGTTTCCGGCGGCTTCGGTTTTCCCGATATGCTGAAGAAGATCGGTATCGAGCGACGCGTTTATGCGGCCGGTGAAAACAAGGTCATCCTCGATCCGTTTCAGCCTGAAAAGGAAGGCGATATCGAGTATCTGAAGTCACTTCAGGTCGAAATCCACAATGTTTTCATAGATATGGTGAAGATGCGTCGTGGCGCGAAGCTGAAAGATGAGCCGACGATTTTCTCAGGACTGTTCTGGACAGGTATGCGTGGCCTTGATCTCGGCCTGATCGACGGGCTTGGCGACATGAAGGATGTCCTGCGCCGTCGTTACGGCGACAAGGTGAAGCTGCAGCTCATTTCCGGTGCCCGTTCCCTGTTCGGCAAAAAAGTGCCGGGCGTTGATGCCGCTCTTGGCATGAATGCCGAACGTCTCGCCGCAGGTGCGGTGTCGGGGCTTGTCGAGGTCGCTGAAGAAAAGGCATTGTGGTCCCGTTACGGCCTATGATGTTTCGGGAATAAAGCTTTTTCTGATGGCACAGCTCATTACAATTTTCATACTGGTGGTTGGGGCCATCATTCTCTATCGCCGCTTCGTCAGCGACGCGCAAAAGCTGACGGCGAAGTCTCGTCAGCGCGAAAAGGAACGCGAAACCGGAGCGATTGGTACGCTCGTCAAGGACCCTGAAACCGGCGAATACCGTGTGAAACGAGAAGACGAGCCGTAAGCGGGCACCAAGGTGCATAAATCCTTGACCCCTTGGCTTTGGCATGGCACCTGTCCGCATCCGAAGTAACTCAATGCTTACTTACCCTTTTTAGAGCTGCGATGACTGCAATGACCGATGTTCCAGACCATATGAACCCCAAGCGTTCCTTTCAGGCGCTGATCCTGACGCTGCATAACTACTGGGCCGACAAGGGCTGCGCGGTTCTGCAGCCTTACGATATGGAAGTGGGCGCCGGTACATTCCATCCTGCAACGACGCTGCGCGCGCTCGGACCGAAACCGTGGAAGGCAGCCTACGTGCAGCCGTCGCGGCGTCCTTCTGACGGTCGTTACGGTGAAAACCCGAACCGTCTGCAGCATTATTATCAGTATCAGGTCATCCTGAAGCCGAACCCGTCCAACCTCCAGGAACTCTATCTCGGTTCGCTTAAGGCCATCGGCCTTGATCCGCTGCTGCACGATGTGCGTTTTGTGGAAGACGATTGGGAAAGCCCGACGCTGGGTGCCTGGGGTCTGGGTTGGGAGTGCTGGTGCGACGGCATGGAAGTGTCGCAGTTCACCTACTTCCAGCAGGTGTGCGGTATCGAATGCTCCCCGGTTGCCGGCGAACTGACCTACGGTCTGGAGCGTCTGGCGATGTATGTTCAGGGCGTTGATAACGTCTATGACCTGAACTTCAACGGCCGCGAGGGCGACGAGAAGATCTCCTATGGCGATGTCTTCCTCCAGGCGGAGCAGGAATATTCGCGCCACAACTTCGAATTCGCCGATACGGCCATGCTGCATCGTCACTTCATCGACGCGGAAAAGGAATGCCAGGCCCTGCTCGCTGCCGGTGCACCGGGCGATTCTGGCGCTCTGCACAAATGCGTTCTGCCTGCCTATGACCAGTGCATCAAGGCAAGCCATGTCTTCAACCTGCTCGATGCGCGCGGCGTCATTTCGGTGACTGAACGTCAGAGCTACATTCTGCGGGTGCGGACGCTGGCAAAGGCATGCGGCGAAGCTTTCCTGCTGACGGATGCAGGTGGTGCGAACTGGAACAAGGCCGCCTGAGGATTTATGATCGTCAGGTGATGACGGCGGTTCAGACACGCACTATCGTGTCACCCGCCAAGGTTTCATGAGGGGGGATCTGAAATGTTCATCACGCTGGCAATCATTGCGGCGATCGCGCTCTATGTGGTCTTCATCTATAACGGCCTCGTCAAGGCGCGGCAGATGAAGGAAGAGGCGTGGTCCGGCATCGACGTGCAGTTGAAGCGCCGCGCTGACCTGATCCCCAACCTGATCGAGACTGTCAAAGGTTACGCCGCGCATGAAAAGAGCACCTTCGAAGAGGTGATCGCCATGCGCAACCGTGCACAGGCTGTGCCGGCTGGCGATGTGGAAGGCCGCGCCAAGGCGGAAGGCCTGCTGTCGCAGGCCCTTGGCAAACTCTTTGCTCTGGCGGAAGCCTATCCCGATCTCAAGGCCAACACCAACTTTCTGGAATTGCAGCGCTCGCTCGAGACCATCGAGGGCGAAATCCAGATGTCGCGCCGTTATTACAACGGTGCCGCACGCGATCTGAACGTGAAGGTGGAGAGCTTCCCCTCTAATCTGGTGGCTGGACAATTTGGCTTTGCAAAAGCCCCTTACTTCGAAATTGAAAACCCGGCTGACCGTGCCGTGCCCACCGTAAAATTCTGACCTTTCCGCCCGTTTTCATCGCGCGGCAGAACCATTGCAGAAAAAGACCCATGATTGAATTGACCATCACACCGCCCGGCCATCCGCTTTCCGGCAGGGTAGAGCCGCCCGGCTCGAAATCGATCACCAACCGCGCGCTTCTGCTTGCCGGTCTGGCGAAAGGCAAAAGCCGTCTCACCGGTGCCCTGAAAAGCGATGATACGCTT
Coding sequences within it:
- a CDS encoding LemA family protein, with the translated sequence MFITLAIIAAIALYVVFIYNGLVKARQMKEEAWSGIDVQLKRRADLIPNLIETVKGYAAHEKSTFEEVIAMRNRAQAVPAGDVEGRAKAEGLLSQALGKLFALAEAYPDLKANTNFLELQRSLETIEGEIQMSRRYYNGAARDLNVKVESFPSNLVAGQFGFAKAPYFEIENPADRAVPTVKF
- a CDS encoding tRNA1(Val) (adenine(37)-N6)-methyltransferase gives rise to the protein MSGEKSETIDAFHRGRFHVLQPKGRGHRAGMDAMLLASLVADGKPCRVADLGAGAGAAGMAVAARLEKAEVTLFERSPEMAEFARRSLALAENAAFSARVSVQEADVTLRAKARAEAGLLNEHFDHVIMNPPYNDAGDRKTPDALKAEAHAMTEGLFEDWIRTAGAITVSGGQLSLISRPQSVAEIIAACGRRFGGMEITLIHPRPGEDAVRMLVTAIKGSRARLSFRAPLVMHQEDNHAFTSVVDDLNNGRIAYVRNVNTMGRNR
- a CDS encoding polyprenyl synthetase family protein, with the translated sequence MGVVIPLEESKNKLASVKPLVDLTRPDMERVNQLILSRAGSDVQMIPEVANHLISSGGKRLRPMLTLASASMFGYEGDHHIKLATSVEFMHTATLLHDDVVDESDLRRGKSTARTIWGNQASVLVGDFLLGQAFRMMVDVGSLEALDVLSTAASVIAEGEVLQLSVAKNMETTEDDYLQVIRAKTAALFAAAAEVGPIVAKTDKASRSALKSYGMNLGLAFQLVDDVLDYGGKSADLGKNTGDDFREGKITLPVILSYRRGTEDERAFWRAAIEKGESSDENLEKALGLITKYNGLGDTISRANHYGTIARDALAPLPQSPWKNALLEVIDFCIERLN
- a CDS encoding 4-(cytidine 5'-diphospho)-2-C-methyl-D-erythritol kinase encodes the protein MQANDVSGAVETIETAPAKINLALHVTGQRADGYHLLETLVTFTDAGDVIRIRDANEDSFSISGSFGEVLRAGDGNNNLVTRARDLLREALAGTDIRPVEIHLEKNLPVASGIGGGSADAAATLRGLLRHWNAKIDPASLEKIALRLGADVPMCLKSQSLIARGIGEEIEVITDLPKLFLVLANPLMAVSTPDIFRRLENKSNPALPAKPQTDWLTFVAESRNDLEAPARALLPEISEISALLAQHDATIVRMSGSGATCFGLFQSLDAAKAAEISLRNQKPDWYFQATQTI
- a CDS encoding DUF2007 domain-containing protein — its product is MKELIRTNDAVLLSFAESLMKDAGIHCLIADQTMSVLEGSLGLLPRRFLVEEDRADEARQIFVDAGLGDELREEKA
- a CDS encoding glycine--tRNA ligase subunit alpha, with product MTAMTDVPDHMNPKRSFQALILTLHNYWADKGCAVLQPYDMEVGAGTFHPATTLRALGPKPWKAAYVQPSRRPSDGRYGENPNRLQHYYQYQVILKPNPSNLQELYLGSLKAIGLDPLLHDVRFVEDDWESPTLGAWGLGWECWCDGMEVSQFTYFQQVCGIECSPVAGELTYGLERLAMYVQGVDNVYDLNFNGREGDEKISYGDVFLQAEQEYSRHNFEFADTAMLHRHFIDAEKECQALLAAGAPGDSGALHKCVLPAYDQCIKASHVFNLLDARGVISVTERQSYILRVRTLAKACGEAFLLTDAGGANWNKAA
- a CDS encoding tetratricopeptide repeat protein, with protein sequence METDFSVLLHKGKGSLMRRKPAFRLLCSAALIAALTIGAGATPGFAETKPEEKTVTFDPGKVNTFSGAFLAARTADVDQDYATAISLYKKALEYDPANSEIRQRLMIAELLSGNFEAGAKIADTLKEDASVERVTTIVRALDAIKDKEFAKAEKILKYTGPNDLDRMVNTLLSAWARAGSGKPKEALALVNNMKGPGWISIFQKYNAGAIALVAGNIDAARKSLNEAVTDREGGATASDTYMRAVMALARLEATAGNKQKALDAIAVGDTFAPNYAPLKALRESIEKGEKPTQQVTNAVEGAASVMFSIAGALNREGAEEIVTLYLQTSRGLDPNSADTLILLGGLSEAQKQPERAIAFYREVPKDSPMHRISELQLGLTLAQTGKVDEARQHLKSLLDSDPKDIRSYLAYGSVLSDAKDYKAMAENYDKAIEIIGSVPQKSDWSVFFQRGIAYERLKEWDKAEPNFKRALELNPEQPQVLNYLGYSWVDRNVNLDEGMDMIRRAVELRPNDGYIVDSLGWAHYRLGAFDEAVTELERAIELKAGDPTINDHLGDAYWRVGRKIEAVYQWNRALIGDSDDVDKAKVQEKIANGLPPLEKDAENTAKKEATPPPPAPPSPAANPDKKS
- a CDS encoding S49 family peptidase produces the protein MAGFLKRLVPKRFRKQETVIPVVRMHGAIMAGGSQFRPALNLASYAPLLDKAFSIKDAPVVAISLNSPGGSPVQSRMIYNRIRQLAEEKNKKVLIFVEDVAASGGYMIALAGDEIIADPTSIVGSIGVVSGGFGFPDMLKKIGIERRVYAAGENKVILDPFQPEKEGDIEYLKSLQVEIHNVFIDMVKMRRGAKLKDEPTIFSGLFWTGMRGLDLGLIDGLGDMKDVLRRRYGDKVKLQLISGARSLFGKKVPGVDAALGMNAERLAAGAVSGLVEVAEEKALWSRYGL